One part of the Sneathia vaginalis genome encodes these proteins:
- a CDS encoding ribonuclease H family protein: MAFYAYYLIDERKTGIVDSWDKCKIIISKKNSRYKKFNTLELANEWIKNGCTYEKKEIDYSSLIKDAIYFDAGTGRGIGVEVRVTDVNKNSLLHYVLPDNLINKFGNYQVGPTRTNNFGELTGLFFALKYALKYDIKYILGDSKLVIDYWVHCIYNKNNIDGDTINLIQRTNKLYNEFVSRNGVLKRISGDINPADLGFHK, from the coding sequence ATGGCTTTTTATGCATATTATTTAATAGATGAAAGAAAAACTGGAATTGTTGATAGCTGGGATAAGTGTAAAATAATTATCTCAAAAAAGAATTCTAGATACAAAAAATTCAATACACTAGAACTTGCAAATGAATGGATAAAAAATGGTTGTACTTATGAAAAAAAAGAAATTGACTACTCAAGTCTAATTAAAGATGCTATCTATTTCGATGCAGGAACTGGACGTGGTATAGGAGTTGAAGTTAGAGTTACTGATGTAAACAAAAATTCTCTACTCCATTATGTGTTACCTGATAATTTAATAAACAAATTTGGAAATTATCAAGTTGGCCCTACAAGAACAAATAATTTTGGTGAGCTAACTGGTCTTTTTTTTGCCTTAAAATATGCCTTAAAATATGATATTAAATATATTTTAGGTGATAGTAAACTTGTTATAGACTACTGGGTCCATTGTATATATAACAAAAACAATATTGATGGTGATACCATCAATTTAATACAACGTACCAATAAGCTGTATAATGAATTTGTAAGCAGAAATGGTGTTTTAAAAAGAATTTCTGGTGATATTAATCCAGCTGATTTGGGATTTCATAAATGA
- a CDS encoding methyltransferase, whose translation MIEKIDEYEIDLDRSNFNITNDAITLFNFMIEDDISRGSILEIGPGSGYICLKLYKYNKDITAVEIQKEVFEVLEKNIRKNSLNIICLNEDVLKHDKKYDFIVTNPPYYKINSGKYPKSDIMKFSKFEFLLSQEALVSKIKSLLKDENSRFYMVYPIERKNELVKNLDKNGLIIKKELEKSRLYFISGSLKK comes from the coding sequence ATGATAGAAAAAATTGATGAATATGAAATTGACTTAGATAGAAGCAACTTTAATATTACAAATGATGCTATTACACTATTTAACTTTATGATAGAAGATGATATAAGTCGTGGTAGCATTTTAGAAATAGGTCCAGGAAGTGGATATATTTGCCTTAAATTGTATAAGTATAATAAGGATATTACGGCTGTTGAAATACAAAAAGAAGTCTTTGAAGTATTAGAAAAAAATATAAGGAAAAATAGTTTGAATATTATTTGCTTAAATGAGGATGTATTAAAACATGATAAAAAATATGACTTCATTGTTACAAATCCACCATATTACAAGATAAATAGTGGTAAATATCCTAAAAGTGATATAATGAAATTTTCTAAATTTGAATTTTTGCTATCCCAAGAAGCACTGGTAAGCAAGATAAAATCATTATTAAAAGATGAAAATTCAAGGTTTTATATGGTATATCCTATAGAAAGAAAAAATGAATTAGTAAAAAATTTAGATAAAAATGGATTAATTATTAAAAAAGAACTAGAAAAATCTCGACTATACTTTATATCTGGTTCACTTAAAAAGTAA
- the rimP gene encoding ribosome maturation factor RimP yields MEELELKLQEILSKNNIELVDVEFVRDGSYNYLRVYIETDNLDECERTSKLIDSTCDEYIKEKYFLEVSTPGIERKLKKEKDFNKFKGYKVLIKTKSNIDDKKSFIGILNGIKDGNVIVDDTAIPLSKIKTAKTVYEFNNLKEVEE; encoded by the coding sequence TTGGAGGAATTAGAACTTAAGTTACAAGAGATATTATCCAAGAATAATATTGAACTTGTAGATGTTGAATTTGTAAGAGATGGTTCATACAATTATCTAAGAGTATATATTGAAACTGATAACTTAGATGAATGTGAAAGAACTAGTAAATTAATTGACAGTACTTGTGATGAGTACATTAAAGAAAAGTATTTTTTAGAAGTATCAACACCTGGAATTGAAAGAAAGTTGAAAAAAGAAAAAGACTTTAATAAATTCAAGGGTTACAAAGTCTTAATTAAGACTAAGAGTAATATCGATGACAAAAAAAGTTTTATAGGAATACTAAATGGTATCAAAGATGGTAATGTTATTGTTGATGATACTGCTATACCTTTATCAAAGATAAAAACAGCTAAAACAGTTTATGAATTTAATAATTTAAAAGAAGTGGAGGAATAA
- a CDS encoding septal ring lytic transglycosylase RlpA family protein encodes MKKLLTIFFVLSIFSTASFAKGSKHRNKESSQSSNIKADIIKEIIKKTYIDDGVFKSLEELKNDQPANVDTDVSRSFTHYQAGTASFYGEKWNGRRTSNGEVFNTRLLTAAHRTLPFGTLVRVTNQANGKSVVVRINDRGPFKQGRVIDLTRAAFEAIESVQRGLTRVKLEIIKR; translated from the coding sequence ATGAAGAAATTACTTACTATTTTCTTTGTTTTATCCATATTTTCTACAGCAAGTTTTGCAAAAGGATCAAAGCATAGAAATAAGGAAAGTAGTCAATCATCAAACATTAAAGCCGATATAATTAAAGAAATTATTAAAAAGACTTATATCGACGATGGTGTTTTTAAATCCTTAGAGGAATTAAAAAATGACCAACCTGCAAATGTTGATACTGATGTTTCAAGAAGTTTTACTCACTACCAAGCGGGAACTGCATCATTTTATGGTGAAAAATGGAACGGAAGAAGAACATCGAATGGGGAAGTATTTAACACACGTTTATTAACAGCTGCACATAGAACATTACCATTTGGTACTTTAGTAAGAGTTACTAATCAAGCAAATGGTAAGTCAGTGGTTGTAAGAATCAATGATAGAGGACCTTTTAAACAAGGTAGAGTTATTGACCTTACAAGAGCAGCATTTGAAGCAATAGAAAGCGTACAAAGAGGTCTAACTAGAGTCAAGTTAGAAATTATAAAAAGATAA
- a CDS encoding heavy-metal-associated domain-containing protein, with protein MKKILSVTGITCDDCAQKISKNLFSLPEVEDAIIDLENNTIELELNSAISTDTLKSVIKSAGNYNLIDIK; from the coding sequence ATGAAAAAAATATTATCAGTTACTGGTATTACTTGTGATGACTGTGCACAAAAAATATCAAAAAATTTATTTAGTCTTCCTGAAGTCGAAGATGCAATAATAGATTTAGAAAATAATACAATCGAACTTGAATTAAATTCTGCCATATCTACAGATACTCTAAAATCAGTAATAAAATCTGCTGGAAACTATAATTTAATTGATATAAAATAA
- the rho gene encoding transcription termination factor Rho, translated as MKVEVKILNELLSYKTTKLRELAKKHNIPNYKSMIREDLINNLCVKLAEEQGKLYAFGTLDILNDGYGFLRNTGLDADVYVSISQIRKIALRQGDIICGEIRVPIGTEKNYGLIKIEFINSDTIDKALNRPIFDELIPSYPNERINLGEGEVSSRLIDLISPIGKGQRGLIVAPPKGGKTVLLTTLANDIIKYNKDIDVWILLIDERPEEVTDIKETVKEAEVYSATFDEDPSIHIKVTEKVLEAAKIEVEKGKNILILMDSLTRLARSYNVVIPSSGKIISGGIDPKALYMPKKFLGAARNIRNGGSLTIIATALIETGSRMDEVIFEEFKGTGNMEIILDRTLQQLRLFPAIDILKSGTRKEELLYSKSELEAIWSLRKKLMKCNEAEALKYMLDLIKKYPTNKELIDNIKYDLM; from the coding sequence ATGAAAGTCGAGGTAAAAATTTTGAATGAACTATTGAGCTATAAAACAACAAAATTAAGAGAATTAGCTAAAAAACATAATATCCCAAACTATAAATCGATGATTAGGGAAGATTTAATAAATAACCTTTGTGTTAAACTTGCTGAAGAACAAGGTAAACTTTATGCATTTGGTACCTTAGATATATTAAATGACGGTTACGGATTTTTAAGAAATACTGGACTTGATGCAGATGTATATGTCTCTATTTCACAAATTAGAAAAATCGCCCTAAGACAAGGTGATATTATCTGTGGTGAAATTAGAGTACCTATAGGTACAGAAAAAAATTATGGTCTTATTAAAATTGAATTCATAAATAGTGATACAATAGATAAAGCTTTAAATAGACCAATATTTGATGAATTAATTCCATCATACCCTAATGAACGTATTAATCTTGGTGAAGGTGAAGTTTCTTCTAGACTAATAGATTTAATTTCTCCAATAGGTAAGGGACAAAGAGGTCTAATTGTTGCTCCACCAAAAGGTGGTAAAACTGTCCTACTTACAACCCTTGCAAACGATATTATTAAATACAATAAAGATATAGATGTTTGGATACTCCTTATAGACGAACGTCCAGAAGAAGTTACAGACATTAAAGAAACCGTTAAAGAAGCTGAAGTTTATTCTGCAACTTTTGATGAAGACCCTAGTATACATATAAAAGTTACGGAAAAAGTTTTAGAAGCTGCCAAGATTGAAGTTGAAAAAGGTAAAAATATCCTAATACTAATGGATAGCTTAACAAGACTTGCAAGATCATACAATGTAGTAATCCCTTCTAGTGGGAAAATAATTAGTGGTGGTATAGATCCAAAAGCCCTATACATGCCTAAAAAATTCCTTGGTGCTGCAAGAAATATTAGAAATGGTGGTAGTTTAACAATAATTGCAACTGCTCTAATAGAAACTGGTAGCCGTATGGATGAAGTTATCTTTGAAGAATTTAAAGGTACAGGAAATATGGAAATAATCTTAGATAGAACCCTACAACAACTAAGACTATTCCCTGCAATAGACATCTTAAAAAGCGGAACAAGAAAAGAGGAATTACTATACTCAAAATCAGAACTTGAAGCTATATGGTCTTTAAGAAAAAAATTAATGAAGTGTAATGAAGCTGAAGCCCTTAAATACATGCTTGATTTAATCAAGAAATATCCTACAAATAAAGAATTAATAGATAATATTAAATACGATTTAATGTAA
- the ricT gene encoding PSP1 family protein: MKVLNIRFRKTKKVYPFIVQDEGKYSKGDYVIVETIRGDQIGTVISKSEIQAGTDEVSDDIKIREVKRKLSEKEIKTLDELDKKADEAYFKCKKIVKKILPEMNLVIGEYTFGEEKLIFYFTAEERLDFRELVREVNKAFNRRVEFYQIKQNDEGRILNAFGRYGKELYW, translated from the coding sequence GTGAAGGTCTTGAATATACGTTTTAGAAAGACAAAGAAAGTATATCCCTTTATTGTACAAGATGAAGGTAAGTATTCTAAGGGAGATTACGTAATTGTTGAAACAATAAGAGGAGATCAAATAGGAACTGTTATTAGTAAATCTGAAATACAAGCAGGAACTGATGAAGTTTCTGATGATATAAAGATAAGGGAAGTAAAAAGAAAATTAAGTGAAAAAGAAATTAAAACATTAGATGAATTAGATAAAAAAGCAGATGAAGCCTATTTCAAATGTAAGAAAATTGTAAAAAAGATTCTACCAGAAATGAATCTTGTTATAGGTGAATACACATTTGGAGAAGAAAAACTAATTTTTTACTTTACAGCTGAAGAAAGACTAGATTTTAGAGAATTAGTAAGAGAAGTTAATAAGGCATTTAATAGAAGAGTAGAATTTTATCAAATTAAACAAAATGATGAAGGAAGAATACTTAATGCATTTGGTAGATATGGTAAGGAGCTATATTGGTAA
- a CDS encoding AMP-binding protein, translating to MFLNKSDKLAIVEPNGNKINYTQMVGYVKYMSNNVFKDVKESKHILIISENRKEWVFSFFAIWDRKAIPVALDAMSNDKEIMYFINDCNPDAVVVSNGTKDMVNKALNNLNLSDIKVYNLDDYTLSIVEDERVLNTPEMDDVAVMIYTSGTTGNAKGIMLTYANIIGEIKALNSIDVVEPSDQMLSILPYHHILPLMATCLYEYYYENMNSVVIVDKLNSQEILKALADNNVTIFVAVPRVYKLFYKTIKDKINSSMIARFMFFIAKKVNNKKFSKIVFKKVHDIFGGHMRTFIAGGARSDTEMIEFFEILGINYYEGYGLSETAPVVAGSVRPNFRIGTVGKPLPSVDIRIIDGELCLKGPMVMKGYYNKPEKTKEVFTEDGWFRTGDLASISDDGFITIIGRANAMIVLSNGKNIDPEKIENKIIEMSDEKIAEIGVFGKNDKLSAVIVPAKHIANITTYVRDIIQIYNKNAHNYEKILEYKLVEEELPKTRVGKLRRFMLPEIFGGKSNEKKEMINEPDTMEYKVLKGYIGKLKNTEVGPDENFEIEIGLDSLDQMELLSFIENSFGVKMDEQLLSKYHNLRLLSKYISELSTSFNESTIDLSDIIKNAPFKKLKDSVGPLIAKPVLWLLFKIYFRMSIRGSEKIKDVPTIFIANHESFVDAPGIIQALPNAILKKTYFYALEKYFNSPIMKAISNHANIIKVNIDKDIKDSVEQMSNVLKQNKNIFIFPEGSRTKDGNVAEFKKIFAIIAKELNVNIQCIGINGAYEAFSRFSKFPKPKKISVDVLDSVSVENKTYDEIVDECRQIFINYKKGKK from the coding sequence ATGTTTTTAAATAAATCAGACAAATTAGCAATAGTTGAGCCAAATGGTAATAAGATAAACTATACACAAATGGTTGGCTATGTTAAATATATGTCAAACAATGTTTTCAAAGATGTAAAAGAATCGAAACATATTTTAATAATTTCAGAAAACAGAAAAGAATGGGTATTTAGTTTTTTTGCAATATGGGATAGAAAAGCTATACCAGTTGCACTAGATGCAATGAGTAATGATAAAGAAATTATGTATTTCATAAATGATTGTAATCCTGATGCTGTTGTTGTATCTAACGGTACAAAAGATATGGTTAATAAGGCATTAAATAACTTAAATCTTAGTGATATAAAGGTATATAACCTAGATGACTATACTCTTAGTATTGTTGAAGATGAAAGAGTATTAAATACTCCAGAAATGGATGATGTAGCTGTTATGATATATACATCAGGTACAACAGGTAATGCAAAGGGTATAATGCTTACATATGCGAATATTATTGGTGAAATAAAGGCATTAAATTCTATAGATGTAGTAGAACCATCTGATCAAATGTTATCAATTTTACCTTATCACCATATATTACCACTAATGGCAACTTGTCTATATGAATATTACTATGAAAATATGAATAGTGTCGTTATAGTAGATAAACTAAATAGTCAAGAAATATTAAAAGCATTAGCTGATAATAATGTAACAATATTTGTTGCTGTTCCAAGAGTGTATAAGCTTTTCTATAAGACAATTAAAGATAAGATAAATAGTAGTATGATAGCTAGATTCATGTTCTTTATTGCTAAAAAAGTTAATAACAAGAAGTTTTCAAAAATAGTATTTAAAAAAGTTCATGATATTTTTGGTGGACATATGAGAACCTTTATAGCTGGTGGTGCAAGATCAGATACTGAGATGATAGAGTTCTTTGAAATCTTAGGTATAAACTACTATGAAGGGTATGGATTATCAGAAACAGCACCAGTTGTAGCTGGTAGTGTTAGACCTAATTTTAGAATAGGTACTGTAGGAAAGCCTCTACCAAGTGTTGATATACGTATAATAGATGGTGAACTTTGCTTAAAAGGACCCATGGTTATGAAGGGATACTATAACAAGCCTGAAAAAACAAAAGAAGTCTTTACAGAAGATGGGTGGTTTAGAACTGGAGACTTAGCATCAATAAGTGATGATGGTTTCATTACTATTATCGGACGTGCTAATGCAATGATAGTTCTGTCAAATGGTAAGAATATAGATCCTGAAAAGATTGAAAACAAGATAATAGAAATGTCTGATGAAAAAATAGCTGAAATTGGTGTATTTGGTAAGAATGATAAGTTGTCAGCTGTAATAGTTCCTGCAAAGCATATTGCTAATATTACAACCTATGTTCGTGATATTATACAAATATATAACAAGAATGCACATAATTATGAAAAAATATTAGAGTATAAATTAGTTGAAGAAGAATTACCTAAGACAAGGGTAGGTAAATTAAGAAGATTTATGTTACCAGAAATATTTGGTGGAAAAAGTAATGAGAAAAAAGAAATGATAAATGAACCAGATACAATGGAGTATAAGGTACTTAAGGGATATATTGGTAAGTTAAAAAATACAGAAGTAGGACCAGATGAAAATTTTGAAATAGAAATTGGACTTGACTCATTAGATCAAATGGAGCTATTATCATTTATAGAAAACAGTTTTGGTGTAAAAATGGATGAACAACTTTTATCTAAATACCATAATTTAAGATTGTTATCTAAATATATTTCTGAGTTATCAACAAGTTTTAATGAAAGTACAATAGACTTAAGTGATATAATTAAAAATGCACCATTTAAGAAATTAAAAGACAGTGTTGGACCATTAATTGCTAAACCTGTATTGTGGCTTTTATTTAAAATATATTTCAGAATGAGTATAAGAGGTAGCGAAAAGATAAAAGATGTTCCTACAATATTTATTGCAAATCATGAAAGCTTTGTAGATGCACCAGGAATTATCCAAGCATTACCTAATGCAATACTTAAAAAGACATATTTTTATGCATTAGAAAAATACTTTAATTCTCCAATTATGAAAGCTATTTCAAATCATGCGAATATAATAAAGGTAAATATTGATAAAGATATTAAAGACAGTGTTGAACAAATGTCTAATGTGTTGAAACAAAATAAGAATATATTCATATTCCCAGAAGGTTCAAGAACAAAAGATGGAAATGTTGCAGAATTTAAAAAGATATTTGCAATAATAGCTAAAGAATTAAATGTTAATATACAATGTATAGGAATAAATGGGGCATATGAAGCATTTTCAAGATTTAGTAAATTCCCTAAACCTAAGAAAATATCTGTTGATGTTTTAGATTCAGTTAGTGTTGAGAATAAGACATATGATGAAATTGTAGACGAATGTCGTCAAATCTTTATTAACTACAAGAAAGGTAAAAAGTAA
- a CDS encoding FHA domain-containing protein, with translation MNRVFRYIFKNVKSKDIKKISIRKNFLKPEYTVVILMIIIVIIYGIISQKPKNTFLLLLTFFTMYNSVYVLFINKVISKKMEKEIYEFDKREKDKKRELIRKKYNINEIIVLDDYGDDKHIYKVLKNEYVIGKNSKSAIVDIDLTDQINSDFVSRRHARIYKQDNKFYVVDEGSKNGTDVIKTNNRKINLIAFKGENILVGDIIHIHGIKILLN, from the coding sequence TTGAATAGAGTTTTTAGATATATATTTAAAAATGTAAAGTCTAAGGACATAAAAAAAATCTCTATTAGGAAAAACTTTTTAAAACCTGAGTATACAGTAGTAATATTGATGATTATTATTGTAATAATATACGGCATAATTTCACAAAAACCTAAAAATACATTCTTGTTACTTCTAACATTTTTTACAATGTACAATAGCGTTTATGTGTTGTTCATAAATAAGGTTATTTCCAAAAAAATGGAAAAAGAGATTTATGAATTTGATAAACGTGAAAAAGATAAAAAAAGAGAGTTAATTAGAAAGAAATATAATATTAATGAAATAATAGTCTTAGATGATTACGGCGATGATAAGCATATATATAAGGTATTGAAGAATGAATACGTTATAGGTAAAAATTCAAAAAGTGCCATTGTGGATATAGATCTTACAGACCAAATAAATAGTGATTTTGTAAGTAGGAGACATGCAAGAATCTATAAACAAGACAATAAATTCTATGTTGTAGATGAGGGCTCTAAAAATGGTACGGATGTAATAAAAACAAACAATAGGAAAATTAATTTAATAGCATTTAAGGGTGAGAATATATTAGTAGGAGATATTATACATATTCATGGTATAAAAATACTCCTAAATTAA
- a CDS encoding RIO1 family regulatory kinase/ATPase produces MEIGVSDTYIKISNVFIFDDYVIKEYYHRYDFVDHIVKNEMDINMRLLNLGISFIPKLLSVEKNMQKTKLAFKKIDGRTLASLKFSYMEFEEKFKIFMKILNMVKVLHINNLIHNDLSLANLMLNHDKEVYMIDFALSTSFNKKDSINDLNSLTYIGYKIFNVKFDIKADDIHNYIRKIGEIKYELLYKRGFKVKDL; encoded by the coding sequence ATGGAAATAGGAGTTAGCGACACGTATATAAAAATATCGAATGTTTTTATCTTTGACGATTATGTCATAAAAGAATACTATCACAGATATGATTTTGTAGACCATATAGTCAAAAATGAAATGGATATAAATATGAGGCTATTAAACTTAGGTATTTCTTTCATACCTAAACTACTATCAGTTGAGAAAAATATGCAAAAAACTAAATTAGCATTTAAAAAAATTGATGGTAGAACTCTTGCGTCTTTAAAATTCTCATATATGGAGTTTGAAGAAAAATTTAAAATTTTCATGAAGATTCTGAATATGGTTAAAGTTTTACATATTAATAATTTGATTCATAATGATTTAAGTTTAGCAAATTTAATGCTAAATCATGATAAAGAGGTGTATATGATAGACTTTGCTCTATCCACCTCTTTTAATAAAAAAGACAGTATAAATGACTTAAATTCATTAACGTATATAGGTTATAAGATATTTAATGTTAAATTTGATATTAAAGCAGATGATATACATAATTATATAAGGAAAATAGGTGAAATAAAATATGAGTTACTATACAAGAGAGGATTTAAAGTTAAAGACCTATGA
- a CDS encoding MFS transporter, whose product MKTFKYLLMQMFYWACFCAIFSFANPYLSSKGVPVSTIGTILAIASILSVIIQPYLAKLIDTYEFFTVRSSILLSLIVPVFAIILMIICDNPLILYTSYTIALCGFLNVQTFMYPFIFEYMNRGYKVNFGFARGMGSISYAIASYTLGTLSAKYSLNFLPMYFLVLTILVILMILTFEPLGKIKKHEEHLPDVSLRDFYNRNKSFFVVLLAIVLIFFTATAFNNFLRNILVSINYSNYEVGICFTLSSLSEFPVMASIPLLHKKFSYYTLFLVSAVGFSLKAIMLVIGALSGNIYLIYFSQLFQSLGFAIYIPVSLFYITDTFETRDVIKAQAYIGTALTLGSILGNYIGAQICQNISIFALLVISTIISMLGTALIVKCAKK is encoded by the coding sequence ATGAAAACTTTTAAATATTTATTAATGCAAATGTTCTATTGGGCATGTTTTTGTGCAATATTCTCATTTGCAAATCCGTACCTTAGCTCTAAGGGCGTACCAGTTTCAACAATAGGAACAATTTTAGCAATAGCTTCTATACTATCAGTAATAATACAACCTTACTTAGCTAAACTGATAGACACATATGAATTCTTTACAGTTAGAAGCTCAATTTTGCTATCACTAATTGTTCCAGTATTTGCAATAATTTTAATGATAATATGTGATAATCCACTAATACTATACACTAGCTATACTATAGCTTTATGTGGATTTTTAAATGTACAAACTTTTATGTATCCCTTCATATTTGAATATATGAATAGAGGCTACAAAGTTAATTTTGGTTTTGCTAGAGGTATGGGCTCAATATCATACGCCATAGCCTCATATACACTAGGAACATTAAGTGCAAAATACTCACTTAACTTTTTACCCATGTATTTTCTAGTGTTAACAATTCTAGTTATCCTTATGATACTAACATTTGAACCACTTGGTAAAATTAAAAAGCATGAAGAACATCTACCTGATGTAAGTCTTCGCGATTTTTACAATAGAAACAAGAGTTTCTTTGTTGTACTTTTAGCAATTGTTTTAATTTTCTTTACTGCTACTGCATTTAATAATTTCTTAAGAAATATTTTAGTTAGCATAAACTATAGTAACTATGAAGTAGGTATTTGTTTCACACTATCTTCTTTAAGTGAATTCCCAGTTATGGCATCAATACCATTACTACACAAAAAATTCAGTTACTACACTCTTTTCTTAGTATCAGCAGTAGGATTTAGTTTAAAGGCAATTATGCTGGTTATTGGTGCTTTATCTGGTAATATATACTTAATCTATTTTTCACAACTATTCCAATCACTAGGTTTTGCTATATACATACCAGTTTCACTATTCTACATAACAGATACTTTTGAAACAAGAGATGTAATTAAAGCTCAAGCATATATAGGTACTGCTCTAACATTAGGAAGTATTTTAGGTAACTACATAGGTGCACAAATTTGTCAAAATATTTCTATCTTTGCACTATTGGTTATAAGCACAATAATTTCAATGTTAGGTACTGCATTAATAGTTAAATGTGCTAAAAAGTGA
- a CDS encoding JAB domain-containing protein, with the protein MNITEKFLKYGSTSLEQSELLEVLLYLSGVKNAQTKSKKLLEKYADIYNILAVDNNFIENEKGINVKFLILKKLINDFCSEIQYYNLKSKGEVLNKVDKVVEFFKKKSTYMNNEYFNILFLNINYEIICYETVSKGTIDRSIVFMRTVISKTICCNAKNIIITHNHPSGNIRPSQEDIKITHKILEGLKLFDINLIDHIIVGKNDYFSFVEGGLL; encoded by the coding sequence ATGAATATAACGGAAAAATTTTTGAAATATGGTAGTACAAGTTTAGAACAGAGCGAATTACTAGAAGTCCTTCTATATCTTTCAGGAGTAAAAAATGCACAGACTAAATCTAAAAAATTATTAGAAAAATATGCTGATATATACAATATACTTGCAGTGGATAATAACTTTATTGAAAATGAAAAAGGAATAAATGTTAAATTTTTAATTTTAAAGAAATTAATAAATGATTTTTGTAGCGAAATACAGTATTATAACCTGAAAAGTAAGGGCGAAGTCTTAAACAAGGTAGATAAAGTTGTAGAATTTTTTAAAAAGAAAAGTACATATATGAATAACGAATATTTTAATATACTTTTTTTAAATATTAATTATGAGATAATTTGTTATGAAACGGTATCTAAGGGAACTATAGATAGAAGTATAGTTTTTATGCGTACTGTAATATCAAAAACGATATGTTGTAATGCTAAAAATATAATAATAACTCATAATCATCCGTCTGGTAATATTAGACCATCACAAGAAGATATTAAGATAACGCATAAAATACTAGAAGGACTTAAGTTATTTGATATAAATTTAATTGACCATATTATTGTAGGAAAAAATGATTATTTTAGTTTTGTAGAAGGAGGTTTATTGTGA
- a CDS encoding FHA domain-containing protein: MKLERCKKGHFYDSTSIKFCPYCENTVNKTQDLLETDEERGTVAYIPIKIVPVVGWLICIEGIEKGKDYRLVDKRNFIGSTEDMDVCILDKKIEKTDNFIITYNEKQRVFVISPGQAGNIVYLNKKAVYETTQLENYSLIEIGDTKLVFVKFCGEHFVWNM, encoded by the coding sequence ATGAAATTAGAAAGATGTAAAAAAGGTCATTTTTATGACAGTACAAGTATAAAGTTTTGTCCTTATTGTGAAAATACAGTTAATAAAACACAAGACTTATTGGAAACAGATGAAGAAAGAGGAACGGTTGCATACATTCCTATAAAAATAGTTCCAGTTGTAGGGTGGCTTATCTGTATTGAAGGAATAGAAAAGGGTAAAGACTATAGATTAGTTGATAAAAGAAACTTTATAGGTAGTACTGAAGATATGGACGTATGTATATTAGACAAAAAAATAGAAAAAACTGATAACTTCATTATCACATACAATGAAAAACAAAGAGTTTTTGTAATTTCTCCAGGTCAAGCAGGTAATATTGTATACTTAAATAAGAAGGCGGTATATGAAACAACACAACTTGAGAACTATAGTTTAATAGAAATAGGCGATACAAAACTTGTTTTTGTTAAATTTTGTGGAGAACATTTCGTATGGAACATGTAG